A window of Microbacterium sp. Root61 genomic DNA:
CCGGCCAGATCGGGCGGTGCGGGGGACCGTGCTCCATGAAGGTGACGATCGAGGAGCACCGCGCGATCGTCGACGACTTCGTCGCGTTCATGTCGGGCGGTGATCAGCGCTTCACGAAAGACCTCACGAAGCGGATGCGGGAGGCCTCCGCCGCGATGGATTACGAGGCCGCCGCGGACTACCGCGACAAGCTGCAGTCCATCGACGCCGTCCTGAACCGCAGCGCCCTGGTGCTGGCTCCCGACACGGACGCGGACCTGTTCGGCATCGCCGAGGACGAGCTGTCGGCCGCGGTCCAGCACTTCGTGATCCGCGGTGGTCGTGTGCGCGGTGTGCGGGCGACGACGATCGAGAAGGAGCTCGACATCTCGGGCGCCGACCTGGTCGATCAGGTCATCCAGCGCACGTACGGCGATGCCTCCGCCGCGGACATCCCGAAGCAGGTGCTCGTGCCCGAGATGCCCGAGGATGCCGCCGAGCTCGAGATGTGGCTGTCCGAGCGGCGCGGCAAGGCCGTGCGCATCCAGGTGGCCCAGCGCGGGCGCAAGGCCGAGATCATGAAGACCGCGAGCCTCAACGCGCAGCAGGCGCTGATGCTGCACAAGACCCGGCGCACCAGCGACTACGTGGCCCGCTCCCAGGCGCTCACCGACCTGCAGGAGGCGCTCGGACTCGCCGAGGCGCCGCTGCGCATCGAGTGCTTCGACATCTCGCATCTCAGCGGCACCAATGTGGTGGCATCCATGGTCGTCTTCGAAGACGGGCTGCCGCGCAAAGACCAGTACCGCTCGTTCTCGATCACCGAGACGACGGACGACACCGACTCGATGCACCAGGTGCTGATGCGGCGGCTCGCCTACCTCGACCGGCCGGAGGAGGTCGAGCAGGTGCCGGATGCCGCGGCCGACGGCGAGGTCGTGACCGAGCGCAAGCGCCCGCGGTTCGCCTACCGTCCGCAGCTGCTGGTCGTCGACGGCGGTCAGCCCCAGGTGGCGGCGGCGGCGCGAGCCCTCGCGGATGCTGGGCACCCCGAGATCGCGCTGTGCGGCATCGCCAAGCGGCTCGAGGAGGTGTGGCTCCCGGGGGAGGACTTCCCGGTCATCCTGCCGCGCACGAGCGAGGCGCTCTACCTCCTGCAGCGGCTCCGCGACGAGGCGCACCGATTCGCCATCACGCACCAGCGCCGTCGGCGCAAGCGCGACATCACCAGCGTGCTCGCCGAGGTGCCCGGGCTCGGCGAGTCGCGCATCAAGGCGCTGCTGCGGCACTTCGGCTCGGTGACGGCTCTGAAGGGGGCCACCCCCGACGAGATCGCCGAGCTGCCCGGGATCGGCCCGAAGCTCGCAGAGGCGGTGCACGCACATCTCACGAGTCGATAGGCTGGACCCGACGACGGGGGTGGTCATGACTGACGCGACGCGTCAAGAGCCGGGCGAAGTGCTGATCGTGACAGGAATGTCCGGTGCGGGACGCTCGACCGCGGCCAACGCGCTGGAGGACCTCGACTGGTACGTCGTGGACAACCTTCCGCCCCAGATGCTGCGTCCGCTGCTCGAGCTCACCGAGCTCGCCGGGGGAGCGCTGCCGAAGGTGGCGGTGGTCGTCGACGTCCGCGGGCGCGATCTGTTCGCCGAGCTCCCCGAGGTGACCCGTTCACTGCGGGACGCGCGCCACGTACGGGTGATGTTCCTGGATGCCGCCGACGACGTCCTGGTGCGCCGTTTCGAAGCCGTGCGACGCCCGCATCCGCTGCAGGGCGACGGCACGATCCTGGACGGCATCCGCCTCGAGCGGACCCGTCTGGCGACGGTGCGTGAGAGCGCCGACGTCATCATCGACACTTCCAACTACAACATCCACCAGCTCTCGACTCAGGTCGTGGACCTGTTCTCCGACATCAACACGGCCCGCCACACGGTCACCGTGATGAGCTTCGGCTTCAAGTACGGGCTGCCGCCGGACGCGGATCTGGTCGCCGACATCCGCTTCCTGCCGAATCCGTTCTGGAACGAAGACCTGCGCACCCTGACGGGACAGGATGACGCGGTGCGCGAGTTCGTGCTGGAGCAGCCCGGCGCCGAGGAGTTCATCGACGCCTACGCGGCGGCGCTCAAGCCCGTGTTCGAGGGCTACCAGCGCGAGAACAAGCGCCACTCCGTCATCGCCGTCGGCTGCACCGGCGGCAAGCATCGCTCGGTCGTGATGGCCCTCGAACTGGCCGCCCGGATCGCAGAACTGCCCGGCGTCGCGGTGCGAGTCACACATCGCGACCTCGGCCGCGAGTAGGCTAGATCCTCTTCCCCCGCCCCACCGTCGTCTCACCGTCGAGAGCAGATAACCCCAGAACCTGAGGAGTCCCGTGCCGCTGACCGCCGACGTCAAGGCAGAGTTGATCGCTGTCCGAGACCCGAGGCCCACCGCCCGGGTCGCAGAGCTGACTTCGATCCTGCGCTTCTCGGGAGGTCTGCACTCCATCGCCAATCGCGTGGCGGTGGAGGCCGAGCTCGATTCCGACATCCTGGCCCGCCGTGTGGCGCGCGACCTGATGGAGATCTACGGGGTCCGCCCCGAACTCGTGCACGTGCAGGGCTCGGGCGCGCGCGCCGGCAGCCACTACGCCGTCCGCGTCATCGACGGGGGAGAGACGCTGGCCCGCCAGACGGGTCTGCTCGACCAGCGACGACGACCGGTCCGCGGCCTGCCGAACAAGCTCACCACCGGGTCGCGCGGCGATCTGGCGGCGATCTGGCGCGGCGCGTTCCTGGCCGCCGGCACGCTCAGCGAACCCGGCCGTTCGGCGGCGCTGGAGATCGCCTGCCCGACCCCTGAGGCCGCCATGGCGCTCGTGGGCGCCGCTCACCGCCTCGGCATCCCGGGCAAGGCCCGCGAGGTGCGTGGCGTGCCGCGTGTCGTCGTGCGCGACGGAGAGGCGATCCGCCAGACCCTCGCCGAGATGGGCGCGCAGCGCACCGCCCGCGAGTGGGATCAGCTCCGACAGCGCCGCGAGGTGCGTGCCGGCGTCAACCGCCTGGTGAACTTCGACGACGCCAACCTGCGTCGTTCCGCCCAGGCGGCCGTGGCGGCGTGCGCCCGTGTCGAACGCGCCCTCGAGATCCTCGGCGACGAGGTTCCCGACCACCTCAAGCAGGCCGGCGATCTGCGCCTCGCGCACCGCGACGCCAGCCTCGACGAACTCGGGCACCACGCCGACCCGCCGCTCACGAAGGACGCCGTCGCAGGCCGCATCCGGCGCCTCCTGGCGATGGCCGACAAGAAGGCCGAGGTGGACGGCATCCCCGACACCGAGTCGGCCGTGCCCGTCGGCGCCGACGACTGACCCTTCGCATATCCGGTCGTCGGATCGGGAAGCAACCCCCTCGCTCGGACGTTGCCGGTCAGTAGGATGAAGTTGTTTCCCTCGCCGCTCCGAGGTCTTTCGGCGCGGCGCCGACTGGAAGAAGAGAACATGGCGAAGTACACGCTGCCCGAGCTCCCCTACGACTACGCTGCGCTCGAGCCGAGCATCAGCGCGACGATCATGGAGCTGCACCACGGCAAGCACCACCAGGCGTACGTGACCGGCGCGAACACCGCGCTCGAGCAGCTGGCCGAGGCCCGCGACTCCGGCAACCTCGCGAACGTCAACAAGCTCGAGAAGGACCTCGCGTTCAACCTCGGCGGACACACCAACCACTCGATCTTCTGGACGAACCTGTCGCCCAACGGCGGCGACAAGCCCACCGGCGAGCTCGAGTCGGCCATCGACGACCACTTCGGCTCGTTCGACAAGTTCCAGGCGCACTTCACCGCCGCTGCACTCGGCGTGCAGGGCTCCGGCTGGGCCGGCCTGTTCTGGGACTCCATCGGCGAGAACCTGATCGTCCAGCAGTTCTTCGACCAGCAGTCCTCGTTCGCCGCCGGCACCGTGCCGCTGCTGCTCCTGGACGTCTGGGAGCACGCGTACTACCTCGATTACAAGAACGTCCGCGCCGACTACGTCAAGGCGTTCTGGAACATCGCCGACTGGTCGAACGTGCAGACCCGTTTCACGGTCGCCCGCGAGAAGACGTCTGGCCTGCTGGTACTCTCGTAGCCGGAGTGGGCGTCCCGGCGGGAGCCCCCGCCGGGACGCCGTTGTCCACCGTCTGAAGCCGCACCAACCGCGCTTTTGCGCACGACACATCCCAGGAGAAACTCCGTGACTGTCAAGATCGGAATCAACGGCTTCGGCCGTATCGGACGCAACTACCTTCGCGCGGCTCTCGCGCAGGGTGCGGACATCGAAATCGTGGCGGTGAACGATCTCACCGACAACAAGACGCTCGCGCACCTGCTGAAGTACGACTCCGTCGGCGGCCCGCTGTCCGAGGATGTGTCGTACGACGGCGACTCCATCACCGTCGGTGGCAAGAAGATCAAGGTCTTCGAAGAGCGCGACCCCGCGAACCTCCCCTGGGGCGAGCTCGGTGTCGACATCGTCATCGAGTCCACCGGCCGCTTCACCAAGGCCGAAGACGCCAAGAAGCACATCGCCGGCGGTGCGAAGAAGGTCCTCATCTCCGCTCCCGCGAGCGGCGACGACGCGACGATCGTCATGGGCGTGAACGAAGACACGTACAACCCCGAGACCGACGTCATCATCTCGAACGCCTCGTGCACCACGAACTGCCTCGCGCCGCTGGCTCAGGTCTTCAACGACGCATTCGGCATCGAGCGCGGCTTCATGATGACCGCCCACGCCTACACGGCCGACCAGAACCTGCAGGACGGCCCGCACGGCGACCTGCGCCGCGCCCGTGCCGCCGCGATCAACATCGTTCCGGCCTCGACCGGTGCGGCCAAGGCCATCGGCCTGGTCCTGCCCGAGCTCAACGGCAAGCTGAGCGGTTCCTCCTACCGCGTGCCCGTGCCCACCGGCTCCATCGTCGACCTGACGATCGTCACGCCGACCGAGGGACTCACGGTCGAGACGATCAACGCCGCCTACAAGGCCGCCGCAGCCGAGGGACGCCTCGCCGGCATCCTGGAGTACACGGAGGACCCGATCGTCTCCAGTGACATCCAGGGCAACCCGCACTCGTCGATCTTCGACTCCGAGCTGACCAACGTC
This region includes:
- a CDS encoding superoxide dismutase — protein: MAKYTLPELPYDYAALEPSISATIMELHHGKHHQAYVTGANTALEQLAEARDSGNLANVNKLEKDLAFNLGGHTNHSIFWTNLSPNGGDKPTGELESAIDDHFGSFDKFQAHFTAAALGVQGSGWAGLFWDSIGENLIVQQFFDQQSSFAAGTVPLLLLDVWEHAYYLDYKNVRADYVKAFWNIADWSNVQTRFTVAREKTSGLLVLS
- the gap gene encoding type I glyceraldehyde-3-phosphate dehydrogenase, which translates into the protein MTVKIGINGFGRIGRNYLRAALAQGADIEIVAVNDLTDNKTLAHLLKYDSVGGPLSEDVSYDGDSITVGGKKIKVFEERDPANLPWGELGVDIVIESTGRFTKAEDAKKHIAGGAKKVLISAPASGDDATIVMGVNEDTYNPETDVIISNASCTTNCLAPLAQVFNDAFGIERGFMMTAHAYTADQNLQDGPHGDLRRARAAAINIVPASTGAAKAIGLVLPELNGKLSGSSYRVPVPTGSIVDLTIVTPTEGLTVETINAAYKAAAAEGRLAGILEYTEDPIVSSDIQGNPHSSIFDSELTNVSGNLVKVSAWYDNEWGYSNRLVDLTEYVGERL
- the rapZ gene encoding RNase adapter RapZ, with the protein product MTDATRQEPGEVLIVTGMSGAGRSTAANALEDLDWYVVDNLPPQMLRPLLELTELAGGALPKVAVVVDVRGRDLFAELPEVTRSLRDARHVRVMFLDAADDVLVRRFEAVRRPHPLQGDGTILDGIRLERTRLATVRESADVIIDTSNYNIHQLSTQVVDLFSDINTARHTVTVMSFGFKYGLPPDADLVADIRFLPNPFWNEDLRTLTGQDDAVREFVLEQPGAEEFIDAYAAALKPVFEGYQRENKRHSVIAVGCTGGKHRSVVMALELAARIAELPGVAVRVTHRDLGRE
- the uvrC gene encoding excinuclease ABC subunit UvrC; this translates as MAASERLEQLPYRPKPGEIPTNPGVYRFRDADGRVLYVGKAKNLRARLSNYFAPLRSLHERTRRMVTTAASVEWTVVASDVDSLQLEYMWIKEFDPPFNVRYKDDKSYPFMAITLGDEAPRVIVTRNRRIAGAKYFGPYPKVWAVHDTIDLMIKVFPIRTCSDASYKKAMQTGRPCFPGQIGRCGGPCSMKVTIEEHRAIVDDFVAFMSGGDQRFTKDLTKRMREASAAMDYEAAADYRDKLQSIDAVLNRSALVLAPDTDADLFGIAEDELSAAVQHFVIRGGRVRGVRATTIEKELDISGADLVDQVIQRTYGDASAADIPKQVLVPEMPEDAAELEMWLSERRGKAVRIQVAQRGRKAEIMKTASLNAQQALMLHKTRRTSDYVARSQALTDLQEALGLAEAPLRIECFDISHLSGTNVVASMVVFEDGLPRKDQYRSFSITETTDDTDSMHQVLMRRLAYLDRPEEVEQVPDAAADGEVVTERKRPRFAYRPQLLVVDGGQPQVAAAARALADAGHPEIALCGIAKRLEEVWLPGEDFPVILPRTSEALYLLQRLRDEAHRFAITHQRRRRKRDITSVLAEVPGLGESRIKALLRHFGSVTALKGATPDEIAELPGIGPKLAEAVHAHLTSR
- the whiA gene encoding DNA-binding protein WhiA, which gives rise to MPLTADVKAELIAVRDPRPTARVAELTSILRFSGGLHSIANRVAVEAELDSDILARRVARDLMEIYGVRPELVHVQGSGARAGSHYAVRVIDGGETLARQTGLLDQRRRPVRGLPNKLTTGSRGDLAAIWRGAFLAAGTLSEPGRSAALEIACPTPEAAMALVGAAHRLGIPGKAREVRGVPRVVVRDGEAIRQTLAEMGAQRTAREWDQLRQRREVRAGVNRLVNFDDANLRRSAQAAVAACARVERALEILGDEVPDHLKQAGDLRLAHRDASLDELGHHADPPLTKDAVAGRIRRLLAMADKKAEVDGIPDTESAVPVGADD